Within Limanda limanda chromosome 17, fLimLim1.1, whole genome shotgun sequence, the genomic segment GCATCTGTGCACGTTTCTGCTTGTCAGGACAGTCAGACATGTCCCTAAACACTGGGTCACTTCAACATACAGGTGCTGTGCAATACAGGTGAAtgtagtccccccccccccccatctttatatttttctatCAGCCTCCCTAACCAGTTATTTTAATCTGTATAcatatattttctatttctgtgtCACGGAAATGCATTTGGCCCCTTTTTAGGATATCAAACACACATATCTGCAGTATTACATGTACTGTACAAGTGTACAATCTATATGTAGAACAGTGACTAGTCACATAAATGTAGTGTAATATTTACCTTTGTAGATTATTTGATCCTTTGTTATAACATAACATTTATGTATAACATAGCTTATAAGCTAAAATACTTATGTTTAACTGTTTCCTATTGTATTCTCTTTCATTTTGAACGTGTGAGGCACCTTGTagctgtgtttttaaagtacaCATAAAGTTTGTTATTGtagtttattgttattttcacttctATTTGTATACCTAATACTTGTTGTACTCTATTGTGTATTGTACTGTTACTCTGAGAACTTCCTTCAGGATTGATTAAGTATCTTATAGTCTGACTGGTAAGATAATACTGTATTGAAGTAAAAATAAGGTAGAACAAAGGTGATACAACAAATGAACAAGTACTTCACAAGGGCAAGTGTACAGTATCAGTGTACTTGTACTGTTGACAATAAGTTTATTCTAACAAGCGTCAACAAGTAGTTTCTTCTTACCTGTGTCATCAAACGCGGGGAAGGAGAAAGGATAATCCGACAGAGACTTGAGGAGGTCGGGGACGTCGCTCCTGTCCTCGAGGAAGATCTGGTCTGTGGACATGATGGACGGTGGAGCTGTGGAAGTGTCTCCTGGAGTCTGCAGGTCCCCGTCcagctgagagaggaggactcgaactgtgacagtgtgtgtgtgtctctgtgtgtgagtctctgtgtgtgagtccctgtgtgtgagtgggttcTGTGTCTCTAACTTCTCAGGTCTTGTCCTCACGGGGACTCTCGCATGTGTCAAACACTAATAAGCACTCTAATAAACCCACGCACCTCGCTGATTGGCTGATGCACACGTCAGTCACACCGaggagccaatcacagagcaggGGGCGGGCTCTGGAGGTACAGGTCCAAAACAACAAGCGCGTGCAGCACATTGCGCCCCACGCACGGCAGCACGTGCGGGACAGAGGGGGGGAAGACACAAGCCGGCGTGCGCCACCTAGCGACGCGATTAGGAACTGCACCAGAAGATGGGGGAGCATTTTGAAAACAAACCGGATGAACCCGAGAATCTCTTTCATTGTTTCTCATTGCATCGATTCAATTACTTTCTGGATTGGATTAAGGGATTATTTATTGTGTATTATCTAATCTATACACTGAGGATGTATTTGTGCATTAGGAGATATTGAAATAGACATAtgcatatatactgtattatatGGGCAAGTGTGGTATACAATATGAATAGTATATAAAACTTATAGCACGTAGTATTTTTATACAAGTATTCACACCTGCCTATATACTTACAGTATGTATATACGtttgaatattttataaatacagtATTGCACAAATAAGGTTTAGATCTTTCTGCAATCATCCCATAAAACTGCACTTTACTCAAGTACATTTCTTACACATAATATTTCtaatttgattgaatatttgaTCTACTTCTTTACTCTTACGTGTTTCTTTGTTTATCTCAGTCTGACTATCTGCTATTCATAATAATTGTAAAAATGAGAATAACTTGACTCCATTATTGATTCTGTTTGGTAAATTCCACATCCATAAATGTGGAATACCCCTGATTTCACGAGGTTTCTATGAAAACATATCAAGACTCTCCAAGTTAcagacactgaaaaacaaacaaaaatgtccaaatgtACGATGAACTCTTCAATGAGCAGCAACAGCTTTTGccccttttctttcctctcttttataTGAATACTCAATGTAATTTATTGACATGTATGTGAAtcagaaattaattaaaaaataaatgaacggTAACAACTTTATTTGCTTTGCAGGTTGAGactttgacaaacatttgtGGGGCGTATCTTAATGTGATAATGTAAACAgcctctctctgactctgaaaACACTCTCCTCAAACAGAAGGGAACTTGGTGTGAACGTCATGTGGATCAGAGAAGACAATAAGCTGCTTGTAAGGTTAAATACAAACCATCCATGAAAGTTCAGTGATAAACAACATGTTAGtgtctgctttgtttttcaatgGCACCAACATACAGTCTTACTTTCACAGCACTGAGTCGTATTTGTCCTGAGCTTTTTGCTGAACAGAAAATACTATGAAGAACTTACAGTCATATTTACACATGTGATTAATATCTTTCAgttgaaaaagtgaaaattcGGCAAATTGGACAAGTATCTAGTTGGATATCGTCCCCTCCTCCATTTTGGTTTGGATTTGAAACTCTTGATATGTGGTATTTGTTAGTTTGGCAGTTACAAACACTCACTTTGTGGCTAGTGAagacaaataaacattaattcCTGTCAGTCCTTAAGTAGAAAGTTGTACATCCCGAAGTCGAACTCATCGAACATGACGAGCATATCTTCCCTGGCTTTGACGAGCTTCTGTCGTAGGAAAGCCCGTCGCTCGGTCCactccttcagctcctcctcactgtgggCGAAGTCACAGCTCACACCGTCTGCACAGCCGCCAGCCGACCTGTCAGTCAGGAACAGCACGTCAAACGTTTAATCAGATTTCatcattttcatcttcacttTCTTCATTTTGCTCTCCACCAGCTCAGGAAACGGATTCCAGCAGAAAGGTCTTACTTGGGGCAGAGTTCAAAGTTAGTTCCAGGAAAGCGGTAGATCCACGTCAGAGCCTCGTCTTCTCCTTCACAGCTGAACACTCGCTCCTTGTGCTTCTCACTTGAGATGTGGTTCTGCCACTGCCGCTCGCTGTTACTGTGTTTACCGCACAGACGGCAGTGGAAGCCGCTCTACAAGACAAAGAGGAAGGATTCTCATCAATCTTTCTCTGGCTGATGACTTTATTGAACTGAAAAACAACTGTAAAGTCACCATAGGTTCAGCAAAGTCAGTCGGCATGACAATACATTTCTCTTCTGGGACGGACTGGGAGGCCGCAGCTCCACCTGCTTGGCGGTTTGGGCTGTTTGATCTCATCCATGTGTCATAGACCTGCTGAACGTCCTGCACTGCAGACACAAGGAAAACATCTGATCTCCAGAGCTACATTCACAAACCGTTCACATGATCTAGTTTCTACTTTAATAACTCACAGTCATTATTCTTCATATACATCCAGATATCCCTCTCCTCTTCGCTGTGAGCAAAGCTGCAGTTCCCGATGTAGTTACAGATCTTCTTCTTCAGAATCTGGGCACACAtctgcaaagacacacaaagactcacaaAGTGCACAATAGTGACACTACACTCACTGACAATATAAAGAGAGCAGCAGCCATAAAAAGACAAGAAATGTGGAAGTGTCTATGATGGATGACGAGAGCTTGTCTAAAAGTACATGTTGTACTTTTCAAGTAGGAATCACACCTACTTCATACTGCAAAGGGATGTTCTTGTTGTTCGGCAGTGGTCGGACCTGAATCCATTTTTGTCTCATTAAGGATTTGACCAGCAGGAAGCGTCTGTCTTTAGTCCATCTGAAAAACAGGAGAACAGAAGGACGACAGTTACATGTCTTTTCTAAGCTATGACAAAAGCAATATTAAGgcttgttttaaatatttttatcaACTGGATATCGGATCATGGTTAACTTTTAAAATTTAAGAAACTGAATTTTTGTACTAAAATGAGAAATCCCTCTGACTCACATGTGCCGGGCCTTAGCGGAGCAGTACTTGAAGTTTTTGTCTGGTTCGCTGATCAGACCGTCCCTCCAGCACTGAGCGCACGACAACGTGACTTTCATGTTCAGactctttcctccttctctaGGTTTCATACCTTCACTCCCAGGAGactgattaaattaaatgataaataaaaacaaacaagagtgAAAATCAGTGAACAGCATTTTTCATCTCGTTTCACTCGtgtgcaaaaacaaataatataaaaggCTCAAGTTTAAGGTGTAAACAAGTTGAGGGACATAATGTTGTAACGTAGTCAGAAGCAGTTTAGaaataaattacacaaatgGTTTCTTACTTTTATCCGTTTCTGTATGTTTGAGTTCTGCTCCTGGTTTTTGTGATGCTTTGTGGCTATTTTCACAATCTCATCAGGGCTGATACCTggaaataacacaaacattaacattaaGTTCCAATTCATATTGAGAGAAACATTACAAGCTGCTTCTGTCCTGTGGGTTTTACCTACACAGTGTTACTGTCAACAACAAAATACCCTTATCCAGTATTAACAGTAGTTAGGAACTTCTTGGCCACTTGAGGGCAGCAGATTGACATATGAATACAATAGAACATCGATATAGAAAACACCAAGTTTAGAATACACAGCTTAAAACTCATCGGATCAGAGTCCAGTTCACGGTACACAACTTTCTGTCCTGTGATAGGGGGTCAAGCAGTGGATGAGGGTTCATACAACTGACTACAGGGTCgcacacaacacaatgtttCACTCCAGCTGCTTTTAGACAGGCACTGAACTCCACCTGTGTTTCGCTGCACCCTCCAGGTTTTGAGCTCTATGAGGGAGTGGGCGTGGTGGCAGCTGTCCTCTTTCTCGCAGCCGTACCGTACGGCTTGGTAGCATAAATCCAACTGGCGCAGGCCGGTCAGCGGACGCACCTTTCGGTAGTTCACGTTGTGGGTCCTCACCACAAAGGCCAAACACCTGACGGGcgcagagggagaaaagaaaccTCAGTGCGTGTTTAACATTGATTTGCAGGGACACGCAGGTTGTAAACAAACTCACTTGTTTGCATCAAAGCAGTGGTGGACCTCCAGGTTGGAGCAGACATTGTCTCTGCAGCGATTACTGATGATTCTGGGTTTACCGTCAAAGCACTTCTGCAGAGACAGACGAGAGTGAAAAGAGATCAACAACACAGGACAAAGAAACATTTGTATATTAAGAGGAGCTTTTCCTCAGTTAATTcataatattttttctttattttcactaATATTCTTGTGACATATGTATTTGATTTTAAAcagttatatttttattatattatgcatcataataataacaaaaacaacaacaacaaaatgtatatataattgttaaatgttcaaatgttttgcGTTGGACTACATGATGGCTTTTAACATCTCCATcccacatttgtttatttattgttagaAGTAAAATAGTATGAGACATATGGGATTTAAAGCTGATGTGAATATGAGAACAAATTATAGAACAATAACaacataatataaaataaactaagAAATATGTAACAATTTGACAAACCTGCTCTTATATCAGAAACATTAAAAGAATTAAATCAAACTGATATGAGAGCAGGTTTGTCCCATGATAGTAAGTCAGCGTATCAAAGCTCGAACCTGGCAGAGGAACACGAACGTGCCCTTGTGTTCCAGCTGCAGGTGAATCACGCTGTTGATTGGATCCAGTTTGACGGGTCCTTTCTCAAACAGCAGGTTCCTGTCCAAcgctccctttctctcttctgtCCAAACATCGATCTCCAGCTGGTTGTAGGCAAACGTGCATTGTTCTCTGTACTTACACAGGCCGGATTCCGAGTTCTGCACATCTGCACGTGCACGAAAACACACAAGATACTCACATTAATACGAGCATGTCACTCAATCATCTTTACTGGAAGCTCCATCTTTAATCTTTAACAGCGGTTTGAGTCAGAGCAGTTTCAAAGTGGCCTGACTCATCACAAAGAaagttaatgggttcttccctgatctGCCgtgtttagaacaggcactgcactaaaTGTTTGAATCTAATTAACACCTTCTGGTTTGGTGTGTCCTAACAGGGGATTGCCACAAACAGAAGATCCTGATGATTGTCCAGACTGTTAGATGTGGAGATTCTTACCCCTGCAGAGTACGAAGCGCCCCCTGAAGGCCGTGAACGGAGGCATCGGCCGCACTCTGGTCCACTCTGAAGGAGAAGCTGCCTTCCGTCTGCACAACAGAATGTCTCGGTTGCAGCTGTGCACCAGGTCCGGCTTGTGAACAAAGCTGTATATCCCTGgacctgaaaacaaacacatcatcgatgtttctatcatttaaaaatagtgaatatttgcatattgtcAAACAAAGCAGCATGATTTTATTTCCGTTTCAGATTCAGCCACATCGCTAACGTACCTTCCCGAGGGAAACAGGCAGAGCAGGCCTGCAGGAACTCatgggtggaggagagggggttCGAACAGGAAACCAGTTCTGTGCTTTTCCTCTTCTTATGTGCCAAGGTACAAAATTAGAGTTCAGTTAATTcttaaaaactgattttaaaaacagctgGGAACAAAGGGCAGACAATCAGTCTTACTATGTAGTTTTTCTTTGGAGATGTCATTAGTGGAGCGACAGCAGAGTGAGAGCCTGGGAGAcctgaggagcaggaagagacaGTTATCTGTGATATGTACACGCTGTGATAAATGCCCTAAAATGTGCACAGACATCGGTTTGATCTctaaaaaagaggaaatgatcacaggatttgtttgaaatgtaaatcGACTGTGTGGGTTTCATATTTCCAACTGCACTTGTGACATGGTCAgtgtgaatgtggtttcataagggaactgttgggccttcaGTGTCTATATCTATTTATAATTCCAGTATCTATTTGCTAACATCTTGTTTAGCCAATTATATAATGAGtcacaagaaaaacataatCACCAGCCAGGCTGAAATCAGAGATCGAGTCCAGGCCTGTTCTTCCATTGACTGCTGGCAGAGCCGCCCCAGCTCCTTCCACTGAGGAGAAGGAGTCCAGCACATCGAGGGAGTCGAGCCGCTCTACAGCTTTCACTCCAAATGTCGGGACATCATTGAACCGAGCAACTGGATCACGCACAGTCTCCAGGTCATCGAGTTCATCCAGCAAATCATCAAGGGACCTTCCCCCTGTGTCCAGCACTGTTTTGGACAGATTGACTCCCtgagtagcagcagcagcacatggcGATGCATCCAAGAAGTCGTCCAGGGAATCGAGGCCATTCAGGGTTTGTAGAGTTGGGGAGGTGACCCCTGAAGTTGCAACACCTGCGACAACTCCAGGGAAGTCGTCCAAGGCATCCAGAGCCTGAGAGGTCAAGAGGGCGTCCAGGGTGTCCAGTTCTGCGGACGTAGTGCTGTGCCCACCGCCTGAAAATGAATCCGGGGCTTTGAGTTGGCTGACGGCCGAGTTGAAGAAGGCCGGAGGCAGCCGGGGGGACGGGGCCGGCAGGGCCGAAGGAACTGAGTGTGTGGAAGTTGGCGTCCTGCTGGAAACCAAGTATGCTGCCTGGATACTTATCTGGAAAACACGGAcgagaaaaataaagttttttccATGTATCTAGAGTTACAAGCAAACGCAGCAACTTCCCATCGCAGCAGGATCAACTTTTTATGTTATCTGGCTGTAAACGCACAGATCTAATTCTCAGTTACCTCCTGTTCGGGGGAGAAGCCGTCGAGCAGACTGTCCAAGTCGTCTCCAATCAGCTCGGAGTCCTCCACCGTATCCGTCTCAACCCTGTCAGGCATCGAGGGGACGACAGGTTGGAGGAAGCTGGGAGACATGGAGGGAACGGTGGACtgaggcatgctgggaaaacAGACTGAAGCAGAGAATAAATCATTTAGATCACACCTGGAATTTATCTCGaacacatttttatgaaaacaaatctgGACACATGCATTTTTCCCGTATTGTTCATAGAACTCCAAATTAAGTCAGAGGCAAGTTTTCACACCTGGTGCAAGACCACGGAGAGGATTCACACCATCGCCTAAATCACCAACAGACACCTGCAGGTGAGAAGGAAAAAATCTGAGATGCTGCTTGAAACTGGAATaatgtcttgtgttttttatgaaGTATGGTGGTGAGCGTTAGAGACCGTGTGGAACTTGCCTTGGTGGCCTCAGCAGACATGTTGCCATTAGAGACACCAACAACTATTTTGTGTTCCtaagaaagacacagaaacaaacaggatgtgAGATACAAAGCAAACTGAGAGGAGACAAGAAACTGGATATCTACACCATGTCCACATGAACACATCGTGTGAGAAAGAAGAAATTATGTTTCCAAATATCTTTGGATGATaccagtctcttactctgtgtattcaatttcaaactaaaaactatatttataaAGAACTTTTCAACAAAACGCTGCACAAGAAAACAAATGGCTGCAATGCAAAAGGAAGCacttaattattaataataataataataataacaataatagagATAAAGAACAAAGTAAATTCAGGAACATGAATGAATTTACTTGCCTTGCCTCAGATAGTTCAGTAAACAGAACTAAATATGAATAATTTTACTAACCTGTGTGCTGATGTAGGGTTTTCGGTTTTTTAGTCCCAGGTGGACGGCGAGCTCCTGAGCCAGCTCGTTCACATCTTTATCCTGTTgacagtcaaacacaatcacaTGAATTCACATATTTCCAAGGCCAAAGACTGAACTTCTCCCACCAACTTCCCTCTATTACCACCACCAGCTCTCTCCTATTACGTTAATCTCCcaattctccctctctcttaccAGGCGAGAGATGAGCAGACAGTCCGTGGTGCAGCTGTAGGCCTCCTTGTATTTCCCAAGCTCCTTCAGACACAGCGCCTTCCTGTACAGGGCCCTGCTGCTTTCCTTGCACAACAGTAAAGCGTTGTCGCAGTCCGTCACACCTCGATCAAACTCCCCCTTTGGAGAACACAGACGGGAAAATAGATCACACGAAAGGCAAGTTAATAAAGTACATGCATGTTATTTTGATTCTACAAGTGAATCAGTGCATTCCGTTGAGACAGATAATGAGAGGAGTGTTTCCTCGGTATGCAGGTTTACGCTCGGTGGCCTTGTGCTGCTGATAAACACGTCCAGATGATTTAGTGCTGGTCGCATTCTTTTCCCGGTGGTAAATCAGATGGGTCCTCTGTTGCCGTGTTACTCAAACTTTTATTTCTAAACGTATTTTTCATTCAGTACTTTGTAGACTGCTGATAATTGTTCCACGTGAAAGTTCTAGTTTTCCAAGCTCCAGAGAACTGAAATAGATTCTTGCTTTCATGGATATCAGCTAAATTACCCAAAGATAAACTCAGACATCCTGTGTGGAGGAGTGTGGAGGAGTCGCCCCTGATCCTCACAGTTTCAGCATCTCATGGCCGAATGTTTCTCACCATTCTGTGGTAAGCAGCAGCCCGGTTGACATACAGGCTCTGCAGCAGGGCTTCGGGGATCGGGATGTCCTCTCCTGCGGCGTAGCACGAGACGTTCAGGCCTTCActgaactctctctccgccgccGCCCACTCCCCATCTTGGAACAAGGTGTTGCCCTCATGGAGCAGGTTGCACACCAGCTGGGTCAGATAGTCCTGGAGGGAGGAAAATCAAAGGAGGAATATATTCTTTAAACTTATGCAGTTATCTTGATTTCTAATCTCATTGCTTCTTGAGAAACTACGAAGTCTGTTTGAATAATGTAGTGGAAAAACAACTAA encodes:
- the LOC133023501 gene encoding zinc finger CCCH domain-containing protein 7B-like; translated protein: MDPDRHNRRLEISKALTFIQSSLAYPEPEGYQDYLTQLVCNLLHEGNTLFQDGEWAAAEREFSEGLNVSCYAAGEDIPIPEALLQSLYVNRAAAYHRMGEFDRGVTDCDNALLLCKESSRALYRKALCLKELGKYKEAYSCTTDCLLISRLDKDVNELAQELAVHLGLKNRKPYISTQEHKIVVGVSNGNMSAEATKVSVGDLGDGVNPLRGLAPVCFPSMPQSTVPSMSPSFLQPVVPSMPDRVETDTVEDSELIGDDLDSLLDGFSPEQEISIQAAYLVSSRTPTSTHSVPSALPAPSPRLPPAFFNSAVSQLKAPDSFSGGGHSTTSAELDTLDALLTSQALDALDDFPGVVAGVATSGVTSPTLQTLNGLDSLDDFLDASPCAAAATQGVNLSKTVLDTGGRSLDDLLDELDDLETVRDPVARFNDVPTFGVKAVERLDSLDVLDSFSSVEGAGAALPAVNGRTGLDSISDFSLAGLPGSHSAVAPLMTSPKKNYIKRKSTELVSCSNPLSSTHEFLQACSACFPREGPGIYSFVHKPDLVHSCNRDILLCRRKAASPSEWTRVRPMPPFTAFRGRFVLCRDVQNSESGLCKYREQCTFAYNQLEIDVWTEERKGALDRNLLFEKGPVKLDPINSVIHLQLEHKGTFVFLCQKCFDGKPRIISNRCRDNVCSNLEVHHCFDANKCLAFVVRTHNVNYRKVRPLTGLRQLDLCYQAVRYGCEKEDSCHHAHSLIELKTWRVQRNTGISPDEIVKIATKHHKNQEQNSNIQKRIKSPGSEGMKPREGGKSLNMKVTLSCAQCWRDGLISEPDKNFKYCSAKARHIWTKDRRFLLVKSLMRQKWIQVRPLPNNKNIPLQYEMCAQILKKKICNYIGNCSFAHSEEERDIWMYMKNNDLQDVQQVYDTWMRSNSPNRQAGGAAASQSVPEEKCIVMPTDFAEPMSGFHCRLCGKHSNSERQWQNHISSEKHKERVFSCEGEDEALTWIYRFPGTNFELCPKSAGGCADGVSCDFAHSEEELKEWTERRAFLRQKLVKAREDMLVMFDEFDFGMYNFLLKD